The Methylomicrobium agile genome has a segment encoding these proteins:
- a CDS encoding DUF2341 domain-containing protein encodes MNKSLIGRFRLGMALLLIPLCAQAWWNDDWSSRKQLTVDAGATGADIRETLHDVPLLVRLHAGNFGFFLDLAENGKDLRFMLDDKTQLKHHVEKLDTLTELGLVWVKMPVVRGGESTDGFSMYYGNANAADGSDAQGIYDANQALVFHFREGEALPQDATAYALHAASSKAAIDPAGFIGAAAKFDGQGGIGVNANPALAVAPDSGLTFSAWIKIDQPQGNAVLFEAKDAAGRIELALEGTSAIARYQGAGGNAAQTAAAAVEPAKWQHLALVAKRDALELYLNGQSVGTAPIELAAFTPALAIGGDGQGRNLTGLLDEVQVAKQARSADWIKLQFRSQSPDFTVLNFGQDESSGSGDDLNYFAIILQSLTVDGWVVIALCGVMLVISLLVMIGKALTLNRARKENADFLVQYRNLAVTDFGQLDAEETEEERENEQSEFLSAVAGKHDHFQGSPIYHIYHAGVQELKLHFGGADTALSAEALNVVRARLDAAVVRESQKLNKNMVLLTIAISGGPFLGLLGTVLGVMITFAVIAATGDVNINSIAPGISGALLATVAGLAVAIPALFAYNYLLTRIKEVTADMQVFTDEFLAIVSLRSADRQRGA; translated from the coding sequence ATGAACAAATCGCTTATCGGCCGTTTCCGGTTGGGAATGGCGCTTCTCCTGATCCCGTTGTGCGCCCAGGCGTGGTGGAACGACGACTGGTCATCGCGCAAACAGTTGACCGTGGATGCCGGCGCGACCGGCGCCGACATTCGGGAAACCCTGCACGACGTTCCGCTGCTGGTGCGCCTGCACGCGGGCAACTTCGGGTTTTTTCTCGACCTGGCGGAAAACGGCAAGGACCTGCGCTTCATGCTGGACGACAAGACCCAACTGAAACACCACGTCGAAAAGCTGGATACGCTGACCGAGCTCGGGCTGGTCTGGGTCAAGATGCCGGTCGTCCGCGGCGGCGAGAGCACCGACGGCTTTTCGATGTATTACGGCAACGCGAACGCGGCGGACGGTTCCGATGCGCAGGGCATCTATGACGCGAACCAGGCGCTGGTCTTCCATTTCCGCGAAGGCGAGGCGCTGCCGCAGGACGCCACCGCTTATGCGCTGCATGCGGCGTCCTCCAAGGCGGCGATCGATCCGGCCGGCTTTATCGGAGCCGCGGCGAAATTCGACGGCCAGGGCGGGATTGGCGTCAACGCGAACCCGGCCCTGGCGGTTGCGCCCGACAGCGGCCTGACCTTCAGCGCCTGGATCAAAATCGATCAGCCCCAAGGGAATGCCGTGCTGTTCGAAGCGAAGGACGCGGCCGGACGCATCGAACTGGCGCTGGAAGGCACCTCCGCGATCGCCCGCTACCAGGGCGCGGGCGGCAATGCGGCGCAAACGGCCGCGGCCGCTGTCGAGCCGGCGAAATGGCAGCATCTGGCGCTGGTCGCCAAAAGGGACGCGCTGGAACTGTACCTGAACGGCCAAAGCGTCGGCACCGCGCCGATCGAGCTGGCCGCGTTCACGCCGGCGCTGGCGATCGGCGGTGACGGGCAGGGCCGGAACCTGACCGGCCTGCTCGACGAAGTGCAGGTGGCCAAACAGGCGCGCAGCGCGGATTGGATCAAGCTGCAATTCCGCAGCCAGAGCCCCGATTTCACCGTGCTCAATTTCGGCCAGGACGAATCTTCGGGTTCGGGCGACGACCTGAATTATTTCGCGATCATCCTGCAAAGCCTGACCGTCGACGGCTGGGTCGTAATCGCGCTGTGCGGCGTGATGCTGGTGATCAGCCTCCTGGTGATGATCGGCAAGGCCCTGACCCTGAACCGGGCCCGCAAGGAAAATGCGGACTTCCTGGTGCAATACCGCAATCTTGCCGTCACCGATTTCGGCCAGCTGGATGCCGAAGAAACCGAGGAAGAGCGCGAGAACGAACAATCGGAGTTTCTGTCGGCGGTGGCCGGCAAGCACGACCATTTCCAGGGTTCGCCGATTTACCACATCTATCATGCCGGCGTGCAGGAGCTGAAGCTGCATTTCGGCGGAGCCGACACCGCGCTGAGCGCGGAAGCGCTGAACGTGGTGCGCGCCCGGCTGGACGCGGCGGTGGTGCGGGAGAGCCAGAAGCTGAACAAGAACATGGTGCTGCTGACGATCGCGATTTCCGGCGGCCCGTTCCTCGGCCTGCTCGGCACCGTGCTCGGGGTGATGATCACCTTCGCGGTGATCGCGGCGACCGGCGACGTGAACATCAACTCGATCGCGCCGGGCATCTCCGGCGCGCTGCTAGCGACCGTCGCGGGGCTGGCGGTCGCGATTCCGGCGCTGTTCGCCTACAACTACCTGTTGACCCGGATCAAGGAGGTGACCGCCGACATGCAGGTCTTCACCGATGAATTCCTGGCGATCGTGTCGCTGCGCAGCGCCGACCGGCAGCGGGGAGCCTAG
- a CDS encoding ExbD/TolR family protein, translating into MKVGEEGKVYDDINITPMLDVAYVLLLIFIIMTTATVQGITVNLPKASSTPSLSKPKTKAISIAQDGTIYLDTYPVSIQELETRLAQYKAATPDLPVVLKADATIPYEKVIEVLDVVTRLEIGQLGLVTQKLVK; encoded by the coding sequence ATGAAAGTCGGAGAAGAAGGCAAAGTTTACGACGACATCAACATCACGCCGATGCTCGACGTGGCCTACGTGCTGTTGTTGATCTTCATCATCATGACGACCGCGACGGTACAGGGCATCACGGTCAACCTGCCGAAGGCCAGCAGCACCCCGTCGCTGTCGAAGCCGAAGACCAAGGCGATTTCGATCGCGCAGGACGGCACGATCTATCTCGACACCTATCCGGTTTCGATTCAGGAACTGGAAACCCGGCTCGCGCAATACAAGGCCGCGACGCCGGACCTGCCGGTCGTGCTGAAGGCCGACGCGACGATCCCGTATGAAAAAGTGATCGAGGTGCTGGATGTGGTGACCCGGCTCGAAATCGGCCAGCTCGGGCTGGTAACGCAGAAACTGGTGAAGTAA
- a CDS encoding energy transducer TonB family protein gives MDSRKQWLKRLPMIIGGVLALLIAVGVYWIQGLFEKPLQPKKQIQQITVIQPPPPPPPPPEQKPPEPEPEPEKVPEPEPEEEPPPEPDEAEQPPGEELGVDAEGGAGSDGFGLVGKKGGRGLLGGSGGSAILWYGGQVKRRLEGEIQTLLAGSPAGKAAYSVLLNVWVGADGRVSRAELASGSGKSDIDQSIRSALPKLRFALSKAPPENMPQPLKIKVTSRI, from the coding sequence ATGGATTCACGCAAGCAATGGCTGAAACGGCTGCCCATGATCATCGGCGGCGTCCTGGCCCTGCTGATCGCGGTCGGCGTGTACTGGATTCAGGGCCTGTTCGAAAAACCGCTGCAGCCGAAAAAGCAGATCCAGCAGATCACCGTGATCCAGCCGCCCCCGCCGCCGCCTCCGCCGCCGGAACAGAAACCGCCGGAGCCCGAACCCGAGCCGGAGAAGGTCCCGGAGCCTGAGCCCGAGGAAGAGCCGCCGCCCGAACCCGACGAGGCGGAACAGCCGCCCGGCGAGGAACTGGGCGTCGATGCCGAAGGCGGAGCCGGCTCGGACGGTTTCGGGCTGGTCGGAAAAAAAGGCGGCCGGGGACTGCTGGGCGGCAGCGGCGGCAGCGCGATTCTCTGGTACGGCGGCCAGGTCAAGCGCCGCCTGGAAGGCGAGATACAAACCTTGCTGGCCGGAAGCCCGGCCGGCAAGGCGGCTTACAGCGTGCTGCTGAATGTCTGGGTCGGTGCGGACGGCAGGGTCTCTCGCGCCGAGCTGGCCTCGGGCAGCGGCAAGTCCGACATCGATCAGAGCATCCGCTCGGCTTTGCCGAAACTGCGTTTCGCGTTATCGAAAGCGCCGCCGGAAAACATGCCTCAGCCGCTGAAAATCAAGGTCACTTCGAGAATTTAA
- a CDS encoding putative porin, with the protein MIVIRNTLAAVLTGAFLSPALAGEKEELLKLKKQMDGEREELLELKNTAENLVELFVEQGLLDKQKAERLINKAKAKAQTEAKQQLVQEQEQAEEPLAHNAAAAGPGVGTGNGKSVFVGYVPEFVKEEIRQQVRADLKNEVVKEVKADAKQEQWGIPGALPEWVANTKLSFDMRIRGADDFFQPDNEPLLDYLSINEEGGHLAARNKGREYLNTTKDRFRFSERFRLGLDMKIDEHLKAGLRLATSNIRNPVSNDQALGNTGQSFEFAIDRGFLQYDFVDNKGNDWFTVYGGRFANPWVSTDVVFDPDLSFQGLAGTFRYRFNQDSAKVKSYKAALTNDLGGRAGINFGPQTPDSVFATLGVFPIQEINLSTADKWLFGGQLGADWLVRNDSRLKVAASYYDYKNIRARPNARGSFENDWTAPEFIQKGNSLVPINLNDGFNPRCTSAQSAIGQGCLYGLASDFRIFNLTAIYDVDFAGTHVVLTGDYAKNFGYDAARIEREFPGLLADNTAKTSAFQVRLDVGDPDIRRFMAWNVFLAYRYVERDAVLDAFTESLFHAGGTDAKGWWIGGSYGLARNTWVNLRWSSTDSIDGPKLSIDTAAVDLNVRF; encoded by the coding sequence ATGATCGTTATCAGAAACACCCTGGCCGCCGTCTTGACGGGCGCCTTTCTGTCGCCTGCGTTGGCCGGCGAGAAAGAGGAACTTCTCAAACTCAAGAAACAGATGGACGGCGAGCGCGAAGAGCTGCTGGAACTGAAAAACACCGCGGAAAACCTGGTCGAACTGTTCGTCGAACAGGGCCTGCTGGACAAGCAGAAAGCGGAACGGCTGATCAATAAGGCAAAGGCGAAAGCGCAAACCGAAGCGAAACAGCAGCTGGTCCAGGAGCAGGAGCAGGCGGAGGAGCCGTTGGCGCACAATGCCGCGGCCGCAGGGCCGGGCGTCGGGACCGGCAACGGCAAATCGGTGTTTGTCGGTTATGTGCCCGAATTCGTGAAGGAAGAAATCCGCCAGCAGGTGCGCGCCGATTTGAAAAACGAAGTCGTCAAGGAAGTCAAGGCGGACGCCAAGCAGGAACAATGGGGAATTCCGGGCGCCTTGCCGGAATGGGTCGCGAATACCAAGCTCAGCTTCGACATGCGCATCCGCGGCGCCGACGATTTTTTTCAGCCGGATAACGAGCCGCTGCTCGATTATCTGTCGATCAACGAGGAAGGGGGGCATCTGGCTGCGCGCAATAAGGGCCGGGAATATTTGAATACCACGAAGGACAGGTTTCGGTTTTCCGAACGCTTCCGTCTCGGCCTGGACATGAAGATCGACGAGCATCTGAAAGCGGGCCTCCGGCTGGCGACCAGCAATATCCGCAACCCGGTGTCCAACGATCAGGCATTGGGGAATACCGGCCAATCTTTCGAATTCGCGATCGACCGGGGATTCCTGCAATACGACTTCGTCGACAACAAAGGCAACGACTGGTTTACGGTCTACGGCGGCCGTTTCGCGAATCCCTGGGTGTCGACCGACGTGGTGTTCGATCCGGACTTGAGCTTCCAAGGGCTGGCCGGCACCTTCCGGTATCGATTCAACCAGGATTCCGCCAAAGTCAAATCGTATAAGGCGGCGCTGACCAACGATCTCGGCGGCCGCGCCGGGATCAACTTCGGTCCGCAAACGCCGGATAGTGTGTTCGCCACGCTGGGCGTCTTCCCGATCCAGGAAATCAACCTGTCGACCGCCGACAAATGGCTGTTCGGCGGACAGCTCGGCGCGGACTGGCTGGTGCGGAACGATTCGCGGCTCAAAGTCGCGGCCTCCTATTACGATTATAAGAATATTCGCGCCCGGCCGAACGCGCGCGGCAGTTTCGAGAACGATTGGACCGCGCCCGAGTTTATCCAGAAGGGCAATTCGCTGGTGCCGATTAACCTGAACGACGGTTTCAATCCGCGCTGCACCAGCGCGCAGAGCGCGATCGGCCAGGGCTGTCTGTACGGCCTGGCTTCGGATTTCAGGATATTCAACTTGACAGCCATTTACGATGTCGACTTTGCGGGCACCCATGTCGTGCTGACCGGCGATTACGCGAAAAACTTCGGCTATGACGCGGCCCGGATCGAACGAGAGTTTCCGGGGCTCCTGGCCGACAATACGGCCAAAACCAGCGCGTTCCAGGTCAGGCTCGACGTCGGCGATCCGGACATCCGGCGCTTCATGGCCTGGAACGTGTTTCTGGCCTACCGCTACGTAGAGCGCGACGCGGTGCTGGATGCGTTCACCGAATCGCTGTTCCACGCCGGCGGCACCGACGCGAAAGGCTGGTGGATCGGCGGCAGCTACGGACTGGCCAGAAATACCTGGGTCAACCTGCGCTGGAGCAGCACCGATTCGATCGATGGGCCGAAGCTGAGCATCGATACGGCCGCGGTCGACCTGAACGTACGCTTCTAA